One Methanocaldococcus infernus ME DNA segment encodes these proteins:
- a CDS encoding DNA-directed RNA polymerase subunit N, with amino-acid sequence MMFPIRCFSCGNVIAEVFEEYKERVLKGEDPGKVLDDLGIKKYCCRRMFISYRIGKNGEEIIDEMIKHDETYL; translated from the coding sequence ATGATGTTTCCTATAAGATGTTTTTCTTGTGGTAATGTTATTGCTGAAGTTTTTGAAGAGTATAAAGAGAGAGTGTTAAAAGGAGAAGATCCAGGAAAGGTTTTAGATGACTTAGGAATTAAAAAATACTGCTGTAGAAGGATGTTCATCTCATACAGAATTGGAAAGAATGGAGAAGAGATAATAGATGAAATGATAAAACATGATGAAACTTATCTATAA
- the coaBC gene encoding bifunctional phosphopantothenoylcysteine decarboxylase/phosphopantothenate--cysteine ligase CoaBC gives MHPTKLLRGSKTRYLENKKILVGLTSSIAIIEAPKLMRELIRHGAEVYCIATEETKKIIGEEALKFGCGNKVYYEITGDLEHISLYNECDLYLIIATANTISKLANKIADNIVTTTYLMFKDKPVLVVPVMHINMYESIKENLDKLKYITPKIEEGKIKIDIERIVKEVIDKIGNKFEKKVLILNGSTVEFIDDVRVITNLSSGKMGIALAEAFLREGYEVYIIMGLGEEVPYYIKSFKVLTSEEMLKKALELGEEVDIIISCAAISDFVPEKKEGKISSDVEEITIKLRRNIKVLKKLRERFKDKIIVGFKAEYNVDEKELIERAKRRLEEYGLDIIIANDLSKNYFGSDNIEAYIIKKYGEVKKCHGSKKEVAKLIVSEVKQL, from the coding sequence ATGCATCCTACAAAGTTGCTTAGGGGAAGTAAGACAAGATACTTAGAAAATAAAAAAATATTGGTTGGCTTAACCTCTTCTATAGCCATCATTGAAGCTCCTAAGCTTATGAGAGAGCTAATAAGACATGGAGCTGAAGTTTACTGCATAGCCACAGAGGAAACTAAAAAGATCATTGGAGAGGAAGCTCTAAAATTTGGATGTGGAAATAAAGTTTATTATGAAATTACTGGAGATTTAGAACATATTTCTCTTTATAATGAGTGCGACCTCTACTTAATAATTGCTACAGCCAATACTATAAGCAAGTTGGCAAATAAAATAGCTGATAATATTGTAACTACCACATATTTAATGTTTAAAGATAAGCCTGTATTAGTGGTTCCTGTAATGCATATAAACATGTATGAGAGCATAAAAGAAAACTTGGATAAGTTGAAGTATATTACTCCTAAAATAGAGGAGGGAAAAATAAAGATAGATATTGAGAGAATTGTTAAAGAAGTGATAGATAAAATTGGGAATAAATTTGAAAAGAAGGTTTTAATCTTGAATGGCTCAACTGTAGAATTTATTGATGATGTTAGAGTTATAACCAACCTCTCCTCTGGGAAGATGGGAATAGCTTTAGCTGAAGCCTTTTTAAGAGAAGGTTATGAGGTTTATATAATCATGGGCTTAGGAGAGGAGGTTCCTTACTATATAAAGAGCTTCAAGGTTTTAACATCTGAGGAAATGTTGAAAAAAGCTTTAGAGCTTGGGGAGGAAGTAGATATTATAATTTCTTGTGCTGCAATCTCTGACTTTGTGCCAGAGAAAAAAGAGGGGAAGATAAGTTCAGATGTTGAAGAGATAACTATAAAACTAAGGAGAAATATAAAAGTTTTGAAGAAGTTGAGAGAGAGGTTTAAAGATAAAATAATAGTTGGCTTTAAGGCAGAGTATAATGTTGATGAGAAAGAATTAATAGAGAGGGCTAAGAGAAGGTTAGAGGAGTATGGCTTAGATATAATTATAGCCAATGACTTATCAAAAAACTACTTTGGTAGTGACAATATAGAGGCTTACATTATTAAGAAATATGGTGAAGTTAAAAAGTGCCATGGATCTAAAAAAGAGGTTGCTAAACTTATAGTTAGTGAGGTGAAACAGTTATGA
- a CDS encoding DNA-directed RNA polymerase subunit K, with protein sequence MKLTKFEVARIIGARSLQIADGAYSTIDIEELSSLKIAFEEFKRGKIPLKPIRER encoded by the coding sequence ATGAAGCTAACAAAGTTTGAAGTTGCAAGAATTATAGGAGCAAGAAGCTTACAGATAGCAGATGGAGCTTACTCAACCATTGATATAGAGGAGTTAAGCTCTTTAAAGATAGCCTTTGAAGAGTTTAAGAGAGGAAAAATTCCTTTAAAACCTATTAGAGAGAGGTAA
- the pyrE gene encoding orotate phosphoribosyltransferase gives MLSKLLKEIGCIKFGDFILSSGKRSSYYVDIKKAITNPEVLEMIGKEIAKRVYEDKIAGIELGSVPIASVVSVLAKKPLVIIRKKPKDYGTMSKIEGEIKEGEKVLIVEDVTTTGNSVIKAINEVREAGGIVERVIVVVDREEGAEENLKKIGVKLEPLVRVSEIKD, from the coding sequence ATGTTATCAAAGCTATTGAAGGAAATAGGATGTATAAAATTTGGAGACTTTATTTTATCCTCTGGGAAGAGAAGTAGCTATTATGTTGATATAAAGAAGGCTATAACAAACCCTGAAGTTTTGGAAATGATTGGGAAGGAGATAGCTAAGAGAGTTTATGAAGATAAGATAGCTGGGATAGAGCTTGGCTCAGTTCCTATAGCTTCAGTAGTTTCTGTCCTTGCCAAGAAACCTTTAGTTATTATTAGAAAGAAACCTAAGGATTATGGAACTATGAGCAAGATAGAGGGAGAGATAAAAGAGGGAGAGAAGGTTTTAATTGTTGAGGATGTTACAACAACAGGAAACAGTGTTATAAAAGCTATCAATGAGGTTAGAGAGGCTGGAGGGATAGTTGAGAGGGTTATAGTTGTTGTTGATAGAGAGGAAGGAGCTGAAGAAAATTTAAAAAAGATTGGAGTTAAGTTAGAGCCATTGGTTAGGGTTAGTGAGATAAAAGATTAG
- a CDS encoding preprotein translocase subunit Sec61beta — translation MSRREERGLATSAGLIRYMDESLSKIRVKPEHVIGVTVGIIVLEVILTYGRFF, via the coding sequence ATGAGTAGAAGAGAAGAGAGAGGCTTAGCCACAAGTGCAGGTTTAATAAGATATATGGATGAGAGCTTATCAAAAATAAGAGTTAAGCCAGAGCATGTTATTGGAGTTACTGTTGGAATAATAGTGTTAGAGGTTATCTTAACCTATGGAAGATTTTTCTAA